One region of Vitis vinifera cultivar Pinot Noir 40024 chromosome 1, ASM3070453v1 genomic DNA includes:
- the LOC100248991 gene encoding small ribosomal subunit protein eS27y — translation MVLPNDIDLLNPPAEIEKRKHKLKRLVQSPNSFFMDVKCQGCFNITTVFSHSQTVVVCGNCQTVLCQPTGGRARLTEGCSFRRKGD, via the exons ATG GTTCTTCCCAACGATATTGATTTGCTGAACCCTCCGGCGGAGATTGAGAAGAGGAAGCACAAGCTGAAGCGTCTCGTGCAGTCCCCCAATTCCTTCTTCATG GATGTCAAGTGCCAGGGTTGCTTCAACAT AACAACTGTGTTCAGCCACTCTCAAACTGTTGTTGTGTGTGGAAACTGCCAGACGGTGTTGTGCCAGCCCACAGGTGGGCGTGCTAGGCTTACAGAAGGGTGCTCTTTCAGGAGAAAGGGGGATTAA
- the LOC100243843 gene encoding nudix hydrolase 13, mitochondrial, translating to MMSSVQARIGRERQRYKDHLRLVAGCIPFKFEKIVDGHTRNPESRLLVLMISSPNRHDLVFPKGGWENDETVEQAACREALEEAGVRGILGENHLGEWEFRSKSKQNNCSLEGGCRGYMFALQVTEELESWPEQALHDRKWLTPKDAFKLCRYDWMREALKNFLTSLPEDKKNEMREELVEFSMMPVPDAAKERSILSSGRFGKTSVMQRLEGSYNKVTVQA from the exons ATGATGTCGAGTGTGCAGGCTAGAATCGGGAGAGAACGGCAACGGTATAAGGATCATCTCAGGCTTGTTGCAGG GTGCATTCCCTTTAAGTTTGAGAAAATTGTTGATGGTCACACACGCAATCCAGAGAGTAGGTTGCTTGTCCTCATGATTTCTTCACCAAATCGCCATGACCTTGTGTTTCCTAAG GGTGGATGGGAGAATGATGAGACTGTTGAACAAGCTGCATGTCGTGAAGCATTGGAGGAAGCAGGAGTGAGAGGAATACTTGGT GAAAATCATCTAGGAGAATGGGAATTTAGAAGCAAGAGCAAACAGAATAACTGCAGCCTGGAAGGAGGTTGCAGAGGTTACATGTTTGCACTGCAGGTGACTGAAGAGCTTGAGTCCTGGCCAGAGCAGGCATTACATGATAGAAAATGG CTTACTCCCAAGGACGCGTTTAAACTCTGCCGATATGATTGGATGAGGGAGGCTCTTAAAAATTTTTTGACCTCTCTCCCAGAGGACAAAAAGAACGAAATGAGGGAAGAGTTGGTGGAGTTTTCTATGATGCCAGTTCCAGATGCTGCAAAAGAGCGTTCAATTTTATCCTCTGGCCGGTTTGGGAAGACCTCAGTTATGCAACGTCTTGAAGGGTCTTATAATAAAGTAACTGTGCAGGCTTGA
- the LOC100243730 gene encoding U-box domain-containing protein 43 isoform X1 encodes MFFSLVSQSKNFSFAALDLASGSAVEESGSPLQVEVDSMDGNIGMEDVGTAVLQELWNRVTLQAMVFVGETSDMVFEKGFFQEFSKSISELRVLLQALNVEKVEAAMSVRPTKTALETLDSQLKRACKIIKDYKSRSSLSVLLQSRSVLSQMKALAEEIAKTISSWQLVNLNISVNLKSKTEQIINSLSSMEFHSAVATESLATEIEKLINENGRNRQNAIKLLQKIGEAVGVSSNASLVQNELALLKKEKEEMEAQKKQAEAFQLSQLMQFLYSTEIVMSPQDEEIAAYHHQYPTESFRCPLCKEMMSDPVAIVCGHSFERKAIQEHFWRGEKTCPICRERLRSTELTPNLSLRSSIEEWKQRDMDLKFQAALPGITSNDHSIQNRALKEMQVLMERPRYTEKVAEEGLISKFVEMLKNNQPNRIAALKCLFYLAKYCDNHKQEAIIEAGAVRCIVRQFYKGEAEPDAVAVLLELSAREALAEKIGNIRDCIPVLVSLLNYSNPDVSQKAHKVLQNLSYNTHFVVKMAEAGYFQQFVARFNQGPHETRASMAAALIQMELKGNSIRELEDKTFIHNLVQMLSSSSRACISAGLKLIKKLVAFPRMVKRLLADPATVPPLLGLISIVKTDPCWNQEAAAILALLVEGSQFTEHQMYQGLQELQSQHNINLFLQLIASSDPQTKVQLLHLLVVLGNKFEMARNLIRTDNEAISYLFSSLEGDQLEVKLWAMKLVYCISEGHPAGVPLPPSPAKETAIKTLANILSNSPNIEERSTAAGIISQLPNDDIIIDEILCKSEVLKAIHGVICNLDEESDGTRAPDNSDASLLENALAALLRYTEPTKPQLYRQVGKLELYPLLVRILSRGSSLAKQRTATALAHLSRSTSLSISDSTITRQQAFPLLNVMKFFSGMSCCSSEMAECVNLCRVHGAACSSRDTFCLVKVDALKPLVQNLSEKESGVAEAALMALETLLTDHSTLPHATAAIVDSQGVVAILQVLEKGDLPAKIRALDLFQKILEHTRMNGPLAERAERILVQLLQDDDLRKKVALVLKQMGILPEQSSYF; translated from the exons atgtttttttctttagtgTCTCAGAGCAAGAATTTCAGTTTTGCTGCACTGGATTTGGCTTCAGGGTCAGCTGTTGAG GAATCAGGAAGTCCTCTGCAAGTTGAGGTGGATTCAATGGACGGCAATATTGGAATGGAAGATGTTGGGACGGCAGTGCTGCAGGAACTGTGGAATAGAGTGACCCTTCAAGCTATGGTGTTTGTTGGTGAAACAAGTGACATGGTGTTTGAAAAGGGGTTCTTCCAAGAATTTTCCAAGAGCATATCTGAGCTAAGGGTCCTCTTGCAAGCCTTGAATGTTGAGAAGGTTGAAGCAGCAATGAGTGTGAGACCAACGAAAACCGCATTGGAGACCTTGGATTCTCAGCTGAAGAGAGCCTGCAAGATCATCAAAGACTACAAATCCAGGAGCAGCCTCAGTGTCTTACTTCAGTCGCGATCTGTGCTCTCACAGATGAAAGCTTTGGCTGAAGAGATTGCTAAGACAATATCTTCATGGCAACTTGTCAATCTCAATATCTCCGTCAATTTAAAATCCAAGACTGAACAAATAATTAACAGTCTGAGTTCAATGGAGTTCCATTCAGCGGTTGCAACAGAATCCCTTGCTACAGAGATAGAGAAATTGATAAATGAGAATGGCAGGAACCGACAAAATGCTATAAAGCTCCTGCAGAAGATTGGAGAAGCAGTTGGTGTGAGCTCAAATGCATCCCTGGTTCAGAATGAGCTGGCACTTTTGAAGAAGGAGAAAGAAGAGATGGAAGCTCAAAAGAAACAGGCAGAGGCATTTCAGTTATCTCAACTGATGCAGTTTTTGTATAGTACAGAAATTGTTATGAGCCCTCAAGATGAGGAAATTGCTGCATACCATCACCAATATCCAACTGAGTCTTTCAGATGCCCATTGTGCAAAGAGATGATGAGTGACCCAGTTGCAATCGTCTGTGGGCACAGCTTTGAGAGGAAGGCGATTCAGGAACATTTCTGGAGGGGAGAGAAGACCTGCCCCATATGCAGAGAAAGGCTCAGGTCCACGGAGCTTACTCCAAATCTTTCGCTTCGGAGCTCTATAGAAGAATGGAAGCAAAGAGACATGGACTTAAAATTCCAAGCTGCGCTCCCTGGAATCACCTCCAATGACCACTCTATACAGAACAGGGCCCTGAAGGAGATGCAAGTTCTGATGGAAAGGCCACGCTATACAGAAAAAGTTGCAGAGGAAGGCCTCATCTCAAAATTTGTGGAAATGCTCAAGAACAATCAGCCAAACAGAATTGCTGCACTGAAATGCCTTTTTTACTTGGCTAAATACTGTGATAATCACAAG CAGGAGGCCATCATTGAAGCAGGAGCTGTTCGCTGCATTGTGAGGCAGTTCTATAAAGGTGAAGCAGAACCTGATGCTGTTGCAGTCTTGTTGGAGCTGTCAGCAAGAGAAGCCCTTGCAGAAAAAATAGGGAATATCAGAGACTGCATTCCTGTTTTGGTATCTTTGCTCAATTACAGTAATCCTGATGTGTCACAGAAAGCCCATAAGGTGTTGCAGAACCTCTCCTACAACACTCACTTTGTAGTCAAGATGGCTGAAGCTGGATACTTCCAACAATTTGTTGCCCGCTTCAACCAAG GACCCCATGAAACCAGAGCATCGATGGCTGCGGCCTTAATACAAATGGAACTCAAGGGGAACAGCATTAGGGAATTAGAAGACAAAACATTCATACACAACCTAGTCCAAATGCTTTCATCAAGTTCTCGAGCATGCATTTCAGCTGGCCTCAAATTAATCAAGAAGCTCGTAGCTTTCCCCAGGATGGTAAAGCGGCTTCTGGCAGATCCTGCCACAGTACCACCTTTGCTTGGCCTCATCTCAATTGTCAAGACCGACCCATGCTGGAACCAAGAAGCTGCTGCAATCCTTGCTCTACTGGTGGAAGGCAGTCAGTTCACTGAACACCAGATGTATCAGGGTTTGCAGGAATTGCAATCACAGCACAATATCAATCTCTTTTTGCAGCTCATAGCCAGTTCTGATCCCCAAACCAAGGTTCAGCTTTTGCACTTGCTGGTTGTTCTGGGCAATAAATTCGAAATGGCTAGAAACCTGATACGAACAGATAATGAAGCAATTTCCTAccttttttcttcccttgaagGTGATCAGCTTGAGGTGAAACTATGGGCTATGAAACTCGTATACTGCATTTCTGAAGGTCATCCTGCTGGAGTTCCACTTCCACCATCCCCTGCAAAAGAAACAGCCATCAAAACCCTGGCAAACATCCTTTCAAATTCACCCAATATTGAAGAAAGATCCACTGCAGCTGGAATCATCAGCCAGCTTCCCAATGATGATATCATCATTGATGAGATACTATGTAAATCAGAGGTATTAAAAGCCATTCATGGAGTGATTTGCAACCTTGATGAGGAAAGCGATGGGACCAGAGCACCAGACAATTCAGACGCATCCTTACTGGAGAATGCTCTGGCAGCACTGCTACGCTACACAGAACCCACTAAGCCACAACTTTATAGGCAAGTGGGCAAGCTTGAATTGTATCCATTGCTGGTTCGCATCCTATCTAGGGGCAGCTCGCTAGCCAAGCAGCGGACAGCCACTGCACTTGCCCACCTATCCCGATCAACCAGCTTGTCAATCTCTGATTCAACTATCACGCGACAACAAGCTTTTCCACTGCTAAATGTAATGAAGTTCTTCTCCGGTATGTCCTGTTGCAGCTCAGAAATGGCAGAATGTGTAAACCTGTGTAGGGTTCATGGTGCTGCTTGTTCATCAAGGGACACATTCTGCCTTGTCAAGGTGGATGCACTGAAGCCACTAGTGCAAAATTTGAGTGAGAAAGAATCTGGTGTGGCAGAGGCTGCTTTGATGGCACTTGAAACTCTGCTAACAGACCACAGCACACTTCCCCATGCAACTGCTGCCATTGTGGATAGCCAGGGAGTGGTGGCCATTCTCCAAGTCCTGGAGAAGGGCGATTTGCCTGCCAAAATCAGAGCCCTAGACCTGTTCCAGAAGATCCTGGAGCATACAAGGATGAATGGCCCATTAGCTGAGAGGGCTGAAAGGATCCTTGTCCAGCTCCTACAAGATGATGATCTCAGGAAGAAAGTGGCTTTGGTGCTCAAGCAGATGGGCATCCTACCGGAGCAGTCTTCCTACTTTTAA
- the LOC100243730 gene encoding U-box domain-containing protein 43 isoform X2 — MFFSLVSQSKNFSFAALDLASGSAVEESGSPLQVEVDSMDGNIGMEDVGTAVLQELWNRVTLQAMVFVGETSDMVFEKGFFQEFSKSISELRVLLQALNVEKVEAAMSVRPTKTALETLDSQLKRACKIIKDYKSRSSLSVLLQSRSVLSQMKALAEEIAKTISSWQLVNLNISVNLKSKTEQIINSLSSMEFHSAVATESLATEIEKLINENGRNRQNAIKLLQKIGEAVGVSSNASLVQNELALLKKEKEEMEAQKKQAEAFQLSQLMQFLYSTEIVMSPQDEEIAAYHHQYPTESFRCPLCKEMMSDPVAIVCGHSFERKAIQEHFWRGEKTCPICRERLRSTELTPNLSLRSSIEEWKQRDMDLKFQAALPGITSNDHSIQNRALKEMQVLMERPRYTEKVAEEGLISKFVEMLKNNQPNRIAALKCLFYLAKYCDNHKEAIIEAGAVRCIVRQFYKGEAEPDAVAVLLELSAREALAEKIGNIRDCIPVLVSLLNYSNPDVSQKAHKVLQNLSYNTHFVVKMAEAGYFQQFVARFNQGPHETRASMAAALIQMELKGNSIRELEDKTFIHNLVQMLSSSSRACISAGLKLIKKLVAFPRMVKRLLADPATVPPLLGLISIVKTDPCWNQEAAAILALLVEGSQFTEHQMYQGLQELQSQHNINLFLQLIASSDPQTKVQLLHLLVVLGNKFEMARNLIRTDNEAISYLFSSLEGDQLEVKLWAMKLVYCISEGHPAGVPLPPSPAKETAIKTLANILSNSPNIEERSTAAGIISQLPNDDIIIDEILCKSEVLKAIHGVICNLDEESDGTRAPDNSDASLLENALAALLRYTEPTKPQLYRQVGKLELYPLLVRILSRGSSLAKQRTATALAHLSRSTSLSISDSTITRQQAFPLLNVMKFFSGMSCCSSEMAECVNLCRVHGAACSSRDTFCLVKVDALKPLVQNLSEKESGVAEAALMALETLLTDHSTLPHATAAIVDSQGVVAILQVLEKGDLPAKIRALDLFQKILEHTRMNGPLAERAERILVQLLQDDDLRKKVALVLKQMGILPEQSSYF; from the exons atgtttttttctttagtgTCTCAGAGCAAGAATTTCAGTTTTGCTGCACTGGATTTGGCTTCAGGGTCAGCTGTTGAG GAATCAGGAAGTCCTCTGCAAGTTGAGGTGGATTCAATGGACGGCAATATTGGAATGGAAGATGTTGGGACGGCAGTGCTGCAGGAACTGTGGAATAGAGTGACCCTTCAAGCTATGGTGTTTGTTGGTGAAACAAGTGACATGGTGTTTGAAAAGGGGTTCTTCCAAGAATTTTCCAAGAGCATATCTGAGCTAAGGGTCCTCTTGCAAGCCTTGAATGTTGAGAAGGTTGAAGCAGCAATGAGTGTGAGACCAACGAAAACCGCATTGGAGACCTTGGATTCTCAGCTGAAGAGAGCCTGCAAGATCATCAAAGACTACAAATCCAGGAGCAGCCTCAGTGTCTTACTTCAGTCGCGATCTGTGCTCTCACAGATGAAAGCTTTGGCTGAAGAGATTGCTAAGACAATATCTTCATGGCAACTTGTCAATCTCAATATCTCCGTCAATTTAAAATCCAAGACTGAACAAATAATTAACAGTCTGAGTTCAATGGAGTTCCATTCAGCGGTTGCAACAGAATCCCTTGCTACAGAGATAGAGAAATTGATAAATGAGAATGGCAGGAACCGACAAAATGCTATAAAGCTCCTGCAGAAGATTGGAGAAGCAGTTGGTGTGAGCTCAAATGCATCCCTGGTTCAGAATGAGCTGGCACTTTTGAAGAAGGAGAAAGAAGAGATGGAAGCTCAAAAGAAACAGGCAGAGGCATTTCAGTTATCTCAACTGATGCAGTTTTTGTATAGTACAGAAATTGTTATGAGCCCTCAAGATGAGGAAATTGCTGCATACCATCACCAATATCCAACTGAGTCTTTCAGATGCCCATTGTGCAAAGAGATGATGAGTGACCCAGTTGCAATCGTCTGTGGGCACAGCTTTGAGAGGAAGGCGATTCAGGAACATTTCTGGAGGGGAGAGAAGACCTGCCCCATATGCAGAGAAAGGCTCAGGTCCACGGAGCTTACTCCAAATCTTTCGCTTCGGAGCTCTATAGAAGAATGGAAGCAAAGAGACATGGACTTAAAATTCCAAGCTGCGCTCCCTGGAATCACCTCCAATGACCACTCTATACAGAACAGGGCCCTGAAGGAGATGCAAGTTCTGATGGAAAGGCCACGCTATACAGAAAAAGTTGCAGAGGAAGGCCTCATCTCAAAATTTGTGGAAATGCTCAAGAACAATCAGCCAAACAGAATTGCTGCACTGAAATGCCTTTTTTACTTGGCTAAATACTGTGATAATCACAAG GAGGCCATCATTGAAGCAGGAGCTGTTCGCTGCATTGTGAGGCAGTTCTATAAAGGTGAAGCAGAACCTGATGCTGTTGCAGTCTTGTTGGAGCTGTCAGCAAGAGAAGCCCTTGCAGAAAAAATAGGGAATATCAGAGACTGCATTCCTGTTTTGGTATCTTTGCTCAATTACAGTAATCCTGATGTGTCACAGAAAGCCCATAAGGTGTTGCAGAACCTCTCCTACAACACTCACTTTGTAGTCAAGATGGCTGAAGCTGGATACTTCCAACAATTTGTTGCCCGCTTCAACCAAG GACCCCATGAAACCAGAGCATCGATGGCTGCGGCCTTAATACAAATGGAACTCAAGGGGAACAGCATTAGGGAATTAGAAGACAAAACATTCATACACAACCTAGTCCAAATGCTTTCATCAAGTTCTCGAGCATGCATTTCAGCTGGCCTCAAATTAATCAAGAAGCTCGTAGCTTTCCCCAGGATGGTAAAGCGGCTTCTGGCAGATCCTGCCACAGTACCACCTTTGCTTGGCCTCATCTCAATTGTCAAGACCGACCCATGCTGGAACCAAGAAGCTGCTGCAATCCTTGCTCTACTGGTGGAAGGCAGTCAGTTCACTGAACACCAGATGTATCAGGGTTTGCAGGAATTGCAATCACAGCACAATATCAATCTCTTTTTGCAGCTCATAGCCAGTTCTGATCCCCAAACCAAGGTTCAGCTTTTGCACTTGCTGGTTGTTCTGGGCAATAAATTCGAAATGGCTAGAAACCTGATACGAACAGATAATGAAGCAATTTCCTAccttttttcttcccttgaagGTGATCAGCTTGAGGTGAAACTATGGGCTATGAAACTCGTATACTGCATTTCTGAAGGTCATCCTGCTGGAGTTCCACTTCCACCATCCCCTGCAAAAGAAACAGCCATCAAAACCCTGGCAAACATCCTTTCAAATTCACCCAATATTGAAGAAAGATCCACTGCAGCTGGAATCATCAGCCAGCTTCCCAATGATGATATCATCATTGATGAGATACTATGTAAATCAGAGGTATTAAAAGCCATTCATGGAGTGATTTGCAACCTTGATGAGGAAAGCGATGGGACCAGAGCACCAGACAATTCAGACGCATCCTTACTGGAGAATGCTCTGGCAGCACTGCTACGCTACACAGAACCCACTAAGCCACAACTTTATAGGCAAGTGGGCAAGCTTGAATTGTATCCATTGCTGGTTCGCATCCTATCTAGGGGCAGCTCGCTAGCCAAGCAGCGGACAGCCACTGCACTTGCCCACCTATCCCGATCAACCAGCTTGTCAATCTCTGATTCAACTATCACGCGACAACAAGCTTTTCCACTGCTAAATGTAATGAAGTTCTTCTCCGGTATGTCCTGTTGCAGCTCAGAAATGGCAGAATGTGTAAACCTGTGTAGGGTTCATGGTGCTGCTTGTTCATCAAGGGACACATTCTGCCTTGTCAAGGTGGATGCACTGAAGCCACTAGTGCAAAATTTGAGTGAGAAAGAATCTGGTGTGGCAGAGGCTGCTTTGATGGCACTTGAAACTCTGCTAACAGACCACAGCACACTTCCCCATGCAACTGCTGCCATTGTGGATAGCCAGGGAGTGGTGGCCATTCTCCAAGTCCTGGAGAAGGGCGATTTGCCTGCCAAAATCAGAGCCCTAGACCTGTTCCAGAAGATCCTGGAGCATACAAGGATGAATGGCCCATTAGCTGAGAGGGCTGAAAGGATCCTTGTCCAGCTCCTACAAGATGATGATCTCAGGAAGAAAGTGGCTTTGGTGCTCAAGCAGATGGGCATCCTACCGGAGCAGTCTTCCTACTTTTAA
- the LOC100243730 gene encoding U-box domain-containing protein 43 isoform X3 — translation MDGNIGMEDVGTAVLQELWNRVTLQAMVFVGETSDMVFEKGFFQEFSKSISELRVLLQALNVEKVEAAMSVRPTKTALETLDSQLKRACKIIKDYKSRSSLSVLLQSRSVLSQMKALAEEIAKTISSWQLVNLNISVNLKSKTEQIINSLSSMEFHSAVATESLATEIEKLINENGRNRQNAIKLLQKIGEAVGVSSNASLVQNELALLKKEKEEMEAQKKQAEAFQLSQLMQFLYSTEIVMSPQDEEIAAYHHQYPTESFRCPLCKEMMSDPVAIVCGHSFERKAIQEHFWRGEKTCPICRERLRSTELTPNLSLRSSIEEWKQRDMDLKFQAALPGITSNDHSIQNRALKEMQVLMERPRYTEKVAEEGLISKFVEMLKNNQPNRIAALKCLFYLAKYCDNHKQEAIIEAGAVRCIVRQFYKGEAEPDAVAVLLELSAREALAEKIGNIRDCIPVLVSLLNYSNPDVSQKAHKVLQNLSYNTHFVVKMAEAGYFQQFVARFNQGPHETRASMAAALIQMELKGNSIRELEDKTFIHNLVQMLSSSSRACISAGLKLIKKLVAFPRMVKRLLADPATVPPLLGLISIVKTDPCWNQEAAAILALLVEGSQFTEHQMYQGLQELQSQHNINLFLQLIASSDPQTKVQLLHLLVVLGNKFEMARNLIRTDNEAISYLFSSLEGDQLEVKLWAMKLVYCISEGHPAGVPLPPSPAKETAIKTLANILSNSPNIEERSTAAGIISQLPNDDIIIDEILCKSEVLKAIHGVICNLDEESDGTRAPDNSDASLLENALAALLRYTEPTKPQLYRQVGKLELYPLLVRILSRGSSLAKQRTATALAHLSRSTSLSISDSTITRQQAFPLLNVMKFFSGMSCCSSEMAECVNLCRVHGAACSSRDTFCLVKVDALKPLVQNLSEKESGVAEAALMALETLLTDHSTLPHATAAIVDSQGVVAILQVLEKGDLPAKIRALDLFQKILEHTRMNGPLAERAERILVQLLQDDDLRKKVALVLKQMGILPEQSSYF, via the exons ATGGACGGCAATATTGGAATGGAAGATGTTGGGACGGCAGTGCTGCAGGAACTGTGGAATAGAGTGACCCTTCAAGCTATGGTGTTTGTTGGTGAAACAAGTGACATGGTGTTTGAAAAGGGGTTCTTCCAAGAATTTTCCAAGAGCATATCTGAGCTAAGGGTCCTCTTGCAAGCCTTGAATGTTGAGAAGGTTGAAGCAGCAATGAGTGTGAGACCAACGAAAACCGCATTGGAGACCTTGGATTCTCAGCTGAAGAGAGCCTGCAAGATCATCAAAGACTACAAATCCAGGAGCAGCCTCAGTGTCTTACTTCAGTCGCGATCTGTGCTCTCACAGATGAAAGCTTTGGCTGAAGAGATTGCTAAGACAATATCTTCATGGCAACTTGTCAATCTCAATATCTCCGTCAATTTAAAATCCAAGACTGAACAAATAATTAACAGTCTGAGTTCAATGGAGTTCCATTCAGCGGTTGCAACAGAATCCCTTGCTACAGAGATAGAGAAATTGATAAATGAGAATGGCAGGAACCGACAAAATGCTATAAAGCTCCTGCAGAAGATTGGAGAAGCAGTTGGTGTGAGCTCAAATGCATCCCTGGTTCAGAATGAGCTGGCACTTTTGAAGAAGGAGAAAGAAGAGATGGAAGCTCAAAAGAAACAGGCAGAGGCATTTCAGTTATCTCAACTGATGCAGTTTTTGTATAGTACAGAAATTGTTATGAGCCCTCAAGATGAGGAAATTGCTGCATACCATCACCAATATCCAACTGAGTCTTTCAGATGCCCATTGTGCAAAGAGATGATGAGTGACCCAGTTGCAATCGTCTGTGGGCACAGCTTTGAGAGGAAGGCGATTCAGGAACATTTCTGGAGGGGAGAGAAGACCTGCCCCATATGCAGAGAAAGGCTCAGGTCCACGGAGCTTACTCCAAATCTTTCGCTTCGGAGCTCTATAGAAGAATGGAAGCAAAGAGACATGGACTTAAAATTCCAAGCTGCGCTCCCTGGAATCACCTCCAATGACCACTCTATACAGAACAGGGCCCTGAAGGAGATGCAAGTTCTGATGGAAAGGCCACGCTATACAGAAAAAGTTGCAGAGGAAGGCCTCATCTCAAAATTTGTGGAAATGCTCAAGAACAATCAGCCAAACAGAATTGCTGCACTGAAATGCCTTTTTTACTTGGCTAAATACTGTGATAATCACAAG CAGGAGGCCATCATTGAAGCAGGAGCTGTTCGCTGCATTGTGAGGCAGTTCTATAAAGGTGAAGCAGAACCTGATGCTGTTGCAGTCTTGTTGGAGCTGTCAGCAAGAGAAGCCCTTGCAGAAAAAATAGGGAATATCAGAGACTGCATTCCTGTTTTGGTATCTTTGCTCAATTACAGTAATCCTGATGTGTCACAGAAAGCCCATAAGGTGTTGCAGAACCTCTCCTACAACACTCACTTTGTAGTCAAGATGGCTGAAGCTGGATACTTCCAACAATTTGTTGCCCGCTTCAACCAAG GACCCCATGAAACCAGAGCATCGATGGCTGCGGCCTTAATACAAATGGAACTCAAGGGGAACAGCATTAGGGAATTAGAAGACAAAACATTCATACACAACCTAGTCCAAATGCTTTCATCAAGTTCTCGAGCATGCATTTCAGCTGGCCTCAAATTAATCAAGAAGCTCGTAGCTTTCCCCAGGATGGTAAAGCGGCTTCTGGCAGATCCTGCCACAGTACCACCTTTGCTTGGCCTCATCTCAATTGTCAAGACCGACCCATGCTGGAACCAAGAAGCTGCTGCAATCCTTGCTCTACTGGTGGAAGGCAGTCAGTTCACTGAACACCAGATGTATCAGGGTTTGCAGGAATTGCAATCACAGCACAATATCAATCTCTTTTTGCAGCTCATAGCCAGTTCTGATCCCCAAACCAAGGTTCAGCTTTTGCACTTGCTGGTTGTTCTGGGCAATAAATTCGAAATGGCTAGAAACCTGATACGAACAGATAATGAAGCAATTTCCTAccttttttcttcccttgaagGTGATCAGCTTGAGGTGAAACTATGGGCTATGAAACTCGTATACTGCATTTCTGAAGGTCATCCTGCTGGAGTTCCACTTCCACCATCCCCTGCAAAAGAAACAGCCATCAAAACCCTGGCAAACATCCTTTCAAATTCACCCAATATTGAAGAAAGATCCACTGCAGCTGGAATCATCAGCCAGCTTCCCAATGATGATATCATCATTGATGAGATACTATGTAAATCAGAGGTATTAAAAGCCATTCATGGAGTGATTTGCAACCTTGATGAGGAAAGCGATGGGACCAGAGCACCAGACAATTCAGACGCATCCTTACTGGAGAATGCTCTGGCAGCACTGCTACGCTACACAGAACCCACTAAGCCACAACTTTATAGGCAAGTGGGCAAGCTTGAATTGTATCCATTGCTGGTTCGCATCCTATCTAGGGGCAGCTCGCTAGCCAAGCAGCGGACAGCCACTGCACTTGCCCACCTATCCCGATCAACCAGCTTGTCAATCTCTGATTCAACTATCACGCGACAACAAGCTTTTCCACTGCTAAATGTAATGAAGTTCTTCTCCGGTATGTCCTGTTGCAGCTCAGAAATGGCAGAATGTGTAAACCTGTGTAGGGTTCATGGTGCTGCTTGTTCATCAAGGGACACATTCTGCCTTGTCAAGGTGGATGCACTGAAGCCACTAGTGCAAAATTTGAGTGAGAAAGAATCTGGTGTGGCAGAGGCTGCTTTGATGGCACTTGAAACTCTGCTAACAGACCACAGCACACTTCCCCATGCAACTGCTGCCATTGTGGATAGCCAGGGAGTGGTGGCCATTCTCCAAGTCCTGGAGAAGGGCGATTTGCCTGCCAAAATCAGAGCCCTAGACCTGTTCCAGAAGATCCTGGAGCATACAAGGATGAATGGCCCATTAGCTGAGAGGGCTGAAAGGATCCTTGTCCAGCTCCTACAAGATGATGATCTCAGGAAGAAAGTGGCTTTGGTGCTCAAGCAGATGGGCATCCTACCGGAGCAGTCTTCCTACTTTTAA
- the LOC100266041 gene encoding uncharacterized protein LOC100266041 gives MALRATGYWRSMLNRLGANRSFATSTPPRMKQVSSTFDTAHGGQSKLRGMIKLEFAPVYVVVGMVLVVVGMAVHTAKQQLLHAPAVTFSKKKRGNMAEVYDPDAAFESANKFLTKSFLRKVAHIQDNEKTIPDPMRGDAFSSVCSPRRTETLKSAGVESGSR, from the exons ATGGCTTTGAGAGCAACA GGCTATTGGAGATCAATGCTGAATCGTTTAGGAGCAAATAGGTCATTTGCAACATCAACCCCACCAAGAATGAAACAAGTCTCATCCACCTTTGACACTGCCCATGGTGGTCAGTCCAAGTTGAGAGGTATGATCAAATTAGAGTTTGCACCAGTGTATGTGGTGGTGGGGATGGTGTTGGTGGTCGTGGGGATGGCTGTGCACACCGCCAAGCAGCAGTTGTTGCACGCACCGGCAGTGACCTTCAGCAAGAAGAAGAGGGGGAACATGGCAGAGGTGTATGACCCTGACGCTGCTTTTGAGTCGGCCAACAAGTTTCTCACCAAATCTTTCCTCAGAAAGGTTGCCCACATTCAGGACAATGAAAAGACCATTCCTGACCCCATGAGGGGTGATGCATTTAGCAG TGTATGTAGCCCTCGTCGTACAGAGACACTTAAATCTGCTGGGGTGGAGTCGGGCAGTCGCTGA